ACGTCGTCCGTTTCATCGGTCTCGGTTTCGCTCTCTTCAGACTCTCCTTCGTTGCTTTCGGTTTCCTCGGCGTCGCCATCGTCGTCGAGTACCTCGATTTCGAGCACTTCGAGCGGGATGTTTTCGAGACGTTGACCGATCTCGGTGCGCGCGATCCGCGCGGCGTGCTCCTCGCGTTCGACGCTGAACACCGTCATTTCGAGTTCGAGCGCGACGAGTGCCTCGTCGGCGACGATGAAGGCGGGCTCCAGCTCCTCGCCCGAGGGCGACGTCCGCGTGCCCATCTCGATCTCGACGTAGTTGAGGTCGGGGTTGAGCATCTCACCCGTCTTCGAGATGCCGATCCGTACGGCCTCGTCGGCCGTCTCGACGTCGTAGACGGGCACGGCGGCCTCGACGACGACTCGACAATCCATGTGTACTCTTCTCAGTCTGACGGTATCAACGTTGGGGGCACGCCGAGTCGAAAGCGCCAATCCGTCCCGAACCGTGGATGTCGACGATGGAAACCGGGACGATCGATCTCGACAGCCTCGCAGGCGGGATCGACCTCCAGGCGACACTCGAAAGCGGCCAGTCCTTTTGCTGGTCCCGCGAAGACGGCCGAACCTA
This sequence is a window from Halococcus salifodinae DSM 8989. Protein-coding genes within it:
- a CDS encoding DUF555 domain-containing protein produces the protein MDCRVVVEAAVPVYDVETADEAVRIGISKTGEMLNPDLNYVEIEMGTRTSPSGEELEPAFIVADEALVALELEMTVFSVEREEHAARIARTEIGQRLENIPLEVLEIEVLDDDGDAEETESNEGESEESETETDETDDVLPEFDELLDDESE